CGTGGGGCTGTATCAGGAGCTAGTGCCTGAGTGAACCTGGAGCCCCTCCCGGAACTCAGAGGAGCTCCACTGGGGGAAAAATGGCTGCGTGTGTCTAGCCGACCCCGTCTCGTGTCTCAGCTACTCCCCTTCTAATCATGCAAGAGCGATGGTCAATGCCAGCATCTCTCTAACACGCCTCTCGCTCCCCAGGCTGAGGAGGGGGTGGCTAGGATGGGGCTCCTGGCCCTAGCCATGGCCACACTGCTGGGGCTGGTATCAGCCACGCTGGCAGAAGTGGCCGAGAACAAGACCCGGCTGTGCCAGCCGGCTCCACGGTGGGAGATCAATGGGACGGCCCCGATGACAGGGGCGCTGGGGCGCGTCACGGTGGTGGCGCTGCTGAAGGCCAGCTGACAGTTCTGTCTGAAGCAAGCCAACAGGTGAGCGGGGGCCGGATGGGGAACAGGAGCCAGAGCTAGGCAAGGGGGCATGGGGGGCAGACATGGCGATGGTGGTGAGCTTGTGGGTCTCTCAGCCCATTGCCACTAATTAGCACTGGCCCCTTTGCTGCCAGCCTCAGCAGAGGGACTATGGAGGCCCATGGATCCCCCCTTTTCATCCCCAGAGGTCAGGGGCAGCAATCTGGGGCAATGTCACGTCCTTCCTCTTTGGTGTTTGCACTAGGGGTGGCGGGGTGACCGTGACACAGAGCATTAGCGAGAGGCAGATCCCGTGGCTCTGTACCTCACCCCCgctctccccacctccccagtCTCGGGGGCTTGCGTGAGAAGCTGTCCCAGGACGGGTTGGCCGACATCAGCTACATGATCGTGAACGAGAAGACGCCGCTCTCCAGGGCCATGTTCTGGGAGCTGAAGCGCTGGGCCCCGGAGGAGGTCCCCGTTTACCAGCAGGAGATCTTGGAGCCAGACGTCTGGCAGATCCTGGATGGGGACAAGGACGACTTCCTCATCTATGACCGGTGAGTGCCTAGGAACCGGCAGCCCCTCCTCAAGGCTGAACGCCCCTCTGGGGTGCACACCGGCTGGTCTCACCTTATGCCTTTGTTTCTGAGGAGCAGGCGCCGAGTGTATCCTGTGCCCTGCATGTCCGAGCAGCCTGGAGCCAATGGCTCCTGGTCAAGGTAAAGAACCGGCAGTGTATGGAGCACATCCAGCCAGGGACCTGGCTAACCCCCTCAACTGGCCTAGGTGGGGAATGTAACACAGTGACACACATAGGGAAGgagcagtcaggactcctggggtctattcCTGACCCTGAGAGGGGACCGTTGCCTAGTGGTTattggactgggagccaggactcctgggttctattcctcacTCTAAGAGGGGAGAGTTGCCTAGTGGTTattggactgggagccaggactcctgggttctattcctcacCCTGAGAGGGGAGCGTTGCCTAGTGGTTattggactgggagccaggactcctgggttctattcctcacTCTAAGAGGGGAGAGTTGCCTAGTGGTTattggactgggagccaggactcctgggttctattcctgacctTGAGAGGggagtgtggcctagtggttattggactgggagccaggactcctgggttctgttatCAGCGTCACCGCTCATTTGCTGTATGACTTCTAGGTAGGTCACTGAACTGCTCTGCACCTCACCTGCAGGAGACGTGAGGTGACTCGTACCAGGAAAGCGCGTGGGGGTACGGGGCGGATAGAACTAGGGAAAGGCCAAGCGGTGGTGTCGTGTTATCCTGCTGCTCACGCTACCGCTGCTGAGCCAAACGGCCACGCAGTTGTTGGCTGGGGCGCTCTAACCTGGCCTGTTGGCACCGGCACCCGCCGCCCCAGCGGTTTGCTCTGCTTCTGAAAAGCTGGGCCCGAGCCAGCCGAGCCCTCCCCCAGGAATGCCCAGAGGGAGGAGGATATTGTTCCTTTATTTATTGCAGTGCCCACAGCAGGCCAGACATTTCCCACACCTGCCAGCTGGAGGGTGGACGGACAGACAGAGGAGCGGAGGCCAGGCAAAGGGGAATAGCAAGGGAGTCTCTGTACAAATCCCTGAGCGTCACTTCACTCAGATCCTGATCCACTGATGTGGGGCCTGGCCCCATGATCCATCACCAGCCAGACTAAACCCCCCGGCCCCGGGCAGCCCGCACAACAGGGATCCAACTCCCCTGTGTCTGTGGCCATCTCTCTGCCCCCAAGGGCCTCCATTTCCCTGCCCCTCCTCGGCAccacccaccccctcccagcttggttgtGCAACCTGCTCCCTGCCTTGTTGTCCTAACCCTGCTATCACCTGCTCCATGGACCCTTGGACTTTGGCCTGTGGAGGGGCCAGCCGGAaagcctgggggcaggggtgcgAATCACACAGCACAGTCAGCAACCTGCCCTGGGGTGTGCTGGGGCAGAGAAACTGCCAGGAAAACACAGGGAGGGATTCAGACTTTGAAGATCACAAGCCCATGCTGGAGATGTGGTTTTTCCCACCTGCCTCCAGTCCCCACTGGCCTGTGCATCTCCTCCCCTCGGTTCAGAGGTGCTGGCCTTTCCCCGGCTCTGCTCCTGACAGTAGCCGAAGGTGGAACAGCTGcgcagcccccagagccccctccttttGCCCACAGCCATTATAAAGGAAGGTAAAGACGCCTTTCCTATGCCCCTCTGGCTCCATGCCCAAAACTGCCCTGGTACCCCCAGGGCTGGGCACTCCACTAGCCAGGGTGGTGGAGAAGCATTCCCCGAGGCCCATGTGTGTTTGGGAACAGGGAAGGGGTGTTAGCACTAAtcctccccccctccttccttccgcTCAGCCCCACTTGGCGTAACCCATCCGTGACCCCAAACTATGCAGTCATTGGTATCGAACTCAAGATTTCGTGCTCTACCTAGCCTCTAGCCCCTGAGCTGCAGGAGAACCGCCGGGATCTGTTTGTAGCATTACAGTTTTTACTCGTGTCTTGTGCCCGTGGCACTAGAGGGTGACATAGTCACTAACACGTGAGCGGGTCCGATtccttccagcagagggcagcagcgCATAGACACACACTCTTGTGCATTCTAATGGTGACACCAGCCCTTTGTTCCATGCAGGTGTCCTGGGAAGGTGgggcaggagccagaggggatTTCTCACTAGGGAAGCACTGGACTTTcggggctgggagggaaggcagagctggTGTTCAGGTAAATTGGGGAGATGCTCAGCATCTCAGCCTAACCTGACAGGGAGCCCCGGGAGGTAGTCTGGCCTAGTGCACTGGCCTGGGAGTCAGcagccctgggttctattcccagccctgccactggtctgctgggtgaccttgggcaagtcacttctgccctttttgtgcctcagtttccccatctgtaaaccagGAACACTGCTCTCCTTTgtgaagcgctttgagatctgctgatggaaCACACCAGATGAGAGCAGGGTGGCGGGGGGTAGATACTGGGGAAGGCCTTTATGGTTAAGGGTACCAAGCTGAGTTACTGCCCAATGCACCTTTCTGAGCCACGAGGCTCATCCTGCCCTGTTGGACACCGGCCTCCGTAACTCATCCCCAGGCTTCGCTCTGCAGGTGCGGCCGGCTGGCTTTCCACATCCCGTTACCCTACAGCTTCCTGCACTTCCGCTACGTGGAGTCAGCCGTGCGTTTCACCTACACCAGGGACGTCTGTGGCAACTGCTCCCTCTACTCCAACAGCACCTGGGAGGTAAGGAGCAGCTCACGGGGCAGCCACAGGGCCCCTGCGCCGTTTGAACTGACCCATCTCCTTCCCCTGGCCAAGCCATCTGTGGCTTCATGGTGGTCACTATGCTGCACCCCGGGGACATtcagggcagcagcagggagagctGCCGTCCTCCTGTTCCCATAGCACAGCCCTCTGCTAACAGCAGGAGAGGAGACTCCCCACTTTCTGTTGGCAATATAGGGTTTATGATAAGAACATGAGTGGttgtattgggtcagaccaaaggtccatctagcccagtgtcccgtcttccgacagtggccgggGCCAGGTGTttccgagggaatgaacagaatagggcaatttcgagtgatccatcccgtcgtccagtcccagcatctggcagtcagaggtttagggacacccagagcgtgggggtggggccctgaccaccttggctaatagccatcgatggacctgatgtagtgcccatctataaaaagggaaataaaaacaacccaggaaactacagaccagttagtttaacttctgtgccagggaagataatggagcaggtaatcaaagaaatcatctgcaaacacttggaaggtggtaaggtgatagggaatagccagcatggatttgtaaagaacaaatcgtgtcaaactaatctgatagcgttctttgataggataacgagccttgtggataagggagaagcagtggatgtgatatatctagactttagtaaggcatttgatacagtctcgcatgatattcttatagataagctaggaaagtacaatttagatggggctactataaggtgggtgcataagtggctggataaccgtactcagagagtagttgttaatggctcccaatcctgctggaaaggtataacgagtggggttccacaggggtctgttttgggacctgttctgttcaatatcttcatcaacgatttagatgttggcatagaaagtacgcttattaagtttgcggatgataccaaactggagggattgcaactgctttggaggatagggtcaaaattcaaaatgatctggacaaattggagaaatggtctgaggtaaacaggatgaagttcaataaagataaatgcaaagtgctccacctaggaaggaacaatcagtttcacacatacagaatgggaagagactgtctaggaaggagtatggcagaaagagatctaggggtcatagtggaccacaagcataatatgagtcaacagtgtgatactgttgcaaaaaaagcaaacgtgattctgggatgcattaacaggtgtgttgtaaacaagacacgagaagtcattcttccgttttactctgcgctggttaggcctcaactgaagtattgtgtccagttctgggcactgcatttcaagaaagatgtggagaaattggagagggtccagagaagagcaacaagaatgattaaaggtcttgaaaacatgacctatgaaggaaggctgaaggaattgggattgtttagtttggaaaagagaagactgagaggggacatgatagcagttttcaggtatctaaaagggtgtcatcaggaggtgggagaaaacttgttcaccttagcctccaatgatagaacaagaagcaatgggcttaaactgcagcaagggagatttagattggacattaggaaaaagttcctaactgtcagggtagttaaacactggagtagattacctagggaagttgtggaatctccatctctggagatatttaagagtaggttagataaatgtctattagggatggtctagacagtatttggtcctgccatgagggcaggggactggactcgatgatctcttgaggtcccttccagtcctagagtctatgagtctatgagtctatgaacttatcactgatgttgtgaaggcccagactataacagggttcaaacaagaactagataagttcatggaggttaggtccatcaatggctattagccaggatgggcagagatggtcaCAGGTGGCGATTTTTCAAACTGCTGGGAGTTGCTcgacccccggctctgccccaggccctggccccactccaccccttcccccaaggccccacccccaccctgcctcttctcggccctgctccacctctccctttccccactccactccccgcCTCTCCtcgcccagttccaccccctccgcCCCCGAGCACACCACGtcttcgctcctcccccctccaccccagcatcctgcacgccacaaaacagctgcTCACGGGAGGTGGGAGGCGCAGGGAGGAAGGGGGCGGCACTGATTGCGGGGTccactggcaggtgggaggccctgggggtgaggggcagctgatggggggctgccggtgagtgctcagcacccaccatttttccctgtgggtgctccggtCAGCGCCTatggggatggtgtccctagtctctgtttgccagaagctgggaatgggcgacacaGGATGTAATactggatgattccctgttctgttcattccctctggggcacctggcattggctgctgtcggaagacaggatactgggctagatgagaCTTTGaactgacccagcatggccgttcttatggtcttatCTTCCTAcgtaattattttttgaacctagttatacttctggccttcacaacatctcctggcaaggagttcaacagattgactgtgttgggtgaagaaatacttcctttggtttgttttaaacctgctgcctattaattcattgggtgactcctacctcttgtgttatgagaaggagtaaataacacttccctattcgctttctttgcaccagtcatgattttatagacctccatcgtatcccccttagtcgtctcttttccaagctgaaacgtCCCAGTCGTATTAATCTCTTcttatacggaagctgttccataccccctcATCATTTTGGTTccctttctctgcaccttttccagttcttttttaagatggagtgaccagaactgcacacagtattccaggtgcgggcgtaccagggatttatatagaggcaatatgatattttctgtcttattatctatccctttcctcctGGCTCCTAACAATGTGCgtttgcacattgagtggatgttttcagagaattatccgcaatgactccaagatctttcttgagtggtaacagctaatttagaccccatcagagACTCTCCATCCCCTGTTGGCAATATAGGGTTTATGATCCCACTGTGATtctatccagtagagggcagtggtgacactgacaacccccccccccgccatgtcaTTCCAAAGCAGTGTATGTGCATGTCCGTCTGTGTAACACACCACCCCCTGATGTTACCTTCCCAGGCAAACAGCACAGCAGAGGGACCCCAGAGTCTCACCCACGAAGGAACAGGAGAAGGAACAGGAGAAGAGAGGGAACAGGAGCTGTCCCCCCACAAGAGCAAagcccaccaccatcaccaccacagaGCCAGCAGCAACCGCAATCCCCaggcctcctcccacacccacagCCACCACCGAGACCACCGCCGGAGGCAGCAGCCGGAGGTGCCAGAAcacgaggaggaggaaggggatgtGGCATAAAGGAGATGTCCCGGGGGGCTCGGTGGGGTGACCCCCGTGCTGTGGAAATGCTGCGAGCTCACTGCATGGCCGGATGGCTGGGCTCATTCACGAGTGTGGGACTCTGTCTCTCAGGCACCTCCCACGCGCAGCTACCCCACCTACACAGCGCTCCCCGGTGGTGGAGAATGGTA
The DNA window shown above is from Gopherus flavomarginatus isolate rGopFla2 chromosome 7, rGopFla2.mat.asm, whole genome shotgun sequence and carries:
- the LOC127054884 gene encoding selenoprotein Pb-like: MGLLALAMATLLGLVSATLAEVAENKTRLCQPAPRWEINGTAPMTGALGRVTVVALLKASUQFCLKQANSLGGLREKLSQDGLADISYMIVNEKTPLSRAMFWELKRWAPEEVPVYQQEILEPDVWQILDGDKDDFLIYDRCGRLAFHIPLPYSFLHFRYVESAVRFTYTRDVCGNCSLYSNSTWEANSTAEGPQSLTHEGTGEGTGEEREQELSPHKSKAHHHHHHRASSNRNPQASSHTHSHHRDHRRRQQPEVPEHEEEEGDVA